One region of Juglans microcarpa x Juglans regia isolate MS1-56 chromosome 7S, Jm3101_v1.0, whole genome shotgun sequence genomic DNA includes:
- the LOC121241305 gene encoding 50S ribosomal protein L18: MACISSPASSSSPFILPTELLPSRSLKPTSLSWTSSFPKLGIFSNCVAVPPSPILKKGSFIQAAWTRRSRSEAAKRPNKKSWKQRTDMYMRPFLLNVFFSKRFVHAKVMHRATSKVISVATTNSRDLRFTLPSLTDHNACRVIGKLIAERSKEADVFAMSYEPRKNERIEGKLGIVIDTIRENGIMFV; encoded by the exons ATGGCGTGTATATCAAGTCCCGCGTCATCCTCGTCACCGTTTATTCTTCCAACTGAGTTGCTTCCGAGTCGTTCACTGAAACCCACGTCGCTTTCTTGGACATCTTCCTTTCCCAAGCTCGGCATTTTCTCCAATTGCGTTGCAGTCCCACCTAGCCCCATACTCAAAAAG GGTTCTTTCATTCAAGCTGCCTGGACCCGGAGATCTCGAAGTGAGGCTGCTAAAAGACCAAATAAGAAATCATGGAAACAAAGGACAGATATGTACATGAGACCATTTTTACtaaatgttttcttttcaaagcgATTTGTCCATGCAAAAGTTATGCACCGGGCCACCAGCAAAGTGATATCTGTTGCCACCACGAATTCCAGGGACCTGAGGTTTACGTTACCATCACTCACCGATCACAATGCCTGTCGAGTTATTGGGAAGCTGATTGCAGAGAGGTCAAAGGAAGCTGATGTATTTGCAATGTCTTATGAGCCCAGAAAAAACGAGAGAATTGAGGGTAAGCTCGGGATTGTTATCGACACCATTAGGGAAAATGGGATTATGTTTGTTTAA